The Balneola sp. genomic sequence GGTGATTAACACTATCCACTTTCACATGGATTTCGTTTCCTAATTGAAACTTTTTCTTCGAAGATCTTCCGACTAGCTGATGACTTTTCTGATCATAAAAAAAGAAATCTCCTTTCAAATCACCAACACGGATCATCCCCTCACAATGTATATTTTTTAGGTCAACAAAAATACCTCTTTCAGTAACGCCGCTGATTACGCCTTGAAAGGTTTGCCCGATTTTGTCGCTTAAAAATTCCACCTGTTTAAGTTTAATAGAATCGCGCTCGGCATCAACTGCCACACGTTCTCTTTCGCTACAATGTTCACCGTGTTTTAAAAGAGAGTCGTAGGAGTAAGAAGTAGTACCTTTTGCATACTCTTTAAGAATACGGTGAACAATCACGTCAGGGTAACGGCGAATTGGGCTTGTAAAGTGTGCATAATGTTCAAAACCAAGACCAAAATGACCAATATTTTTGGGACTATACTCTGCTTTAGCCATTGCTCTTAAAGTAAGCTCATTTACAATGGTTTCAACTGCCGTGCCCTTAACCTCATTTAAAAGCTTGTTAATCCCCTTTGGAGATAAGGAATTATTAACTGAAAAGTGAATCCCTAATGGAGAAACTTGCTCCGCTACCGCGCTCAATTTTTTAGCATCTGGCTTATCATGGATTCTGTAGAAAAAAGGAAAAAGATTCTTTGACAACTTTTTTCCCGATTGTTTTCGGAGGTTATCAATATGGATGGATACGGTTTTATTTGCCATTAGCATGCATTCCTCAATGAGCCGATGAGCAAACTTCCGTTCTTTGAGGATAACTTCAATTGGTTTTCCTTTGCTATCAAGTACAAAACGTGGTTCAGGGGAATCAAAATCAATTGCTCCTTCTCTGAATCGCTTTTCCATCAATGTTTTGGCTAGCTTACCTGCCAGGTGTACCTCTTTTTTATATTCATGATCAGCACCGTCCAAGATCTCCTGAGCTTCTTCATAGGTAAATCTTTGCTTAGAATGTATTATGGTTTCTTCAATAGAATAATCAACAAGGTTTCCTTTGTCGTCAATTTCCATAAAACAACTATAGGTAAATTTGTCTTCATTCGGTCTTAAACTGCACAAGCCATTACTTAGTCGTTCAGGAAGCATTGGTATTACCCTATCAACCAGGTAGATACTTGTACCTCGTTCGAAAGCTTCTTTATCTAACACTGTTTCCGTTTTCAAATAATGGGTGACGTCTGCAATATGCACTCCGAGATAATAATTACCTTGTTCGGTATAGGAAATACTAAGAGCATCATCAAAATCCTTAGCGTCAGCGGGATCTATTGTGAATACCATTTCAGACCTTAGATCCCTCCTGCTACTTACATCGTCCTGAGTTATTTCCTCAGAAATTTCCTCAGCATATTTCTCTACCTCGGGAGGGAATTCGGCTGTAAGTTCATTTTCAGCTAGAATAGATAGAATATTTGCATCGTTACTGCCAGACTTCCCTAATACGGAAGTAACCACTGCTTCTGGTAGCGCTTGTGGATGAACCCATTTCTTTAATTCGAATGTGACTTTATCATTGTTCTCAGCACCATTCAAATTTTTTGATAATACATAAAAATCTGTGTGAGCTGATTTTTGATCAGGCTCGATAATAAAGGTCTTGGTACCGGTC encodes the following:
- the rnr gene encoding ribonuclease R, whose protein sequence is MSRSQRLSTLEEIVMDLVKNSPNKRLPKQTVIDVLLLSSKKELKRLDKAINSLASKRLIIKDGNSISIKKGNKEPRKSPDLLEGKIQITRSGMGFVTVEGLDEDVKISKRDVGLALQDDWVSIKISGTNRYSGQPQGKIEEILKRGKEFYVGTLKKTGTKTFIIEPDQKSAHTDFYVLSKNLNGAENNDKVTFELKKWVHPQALPEAVVTSVLGKSGSNDANILSILAENELTAEFPPEVEKYAEEISEEITQDDVSSRRDLRSEMVFTIDPADAKDFDDALSISYTEQGNYYLGVHIADVTHYLKTETVLDKEAFERGTSIYLVDRVIPMLPERLSNGLCSLRPNEDKFTYSCFMEIDDKGNLVDYSIEETIIHSKQRFTYEEAQEILDGADHEYKKEVHLAGKLAKTLMEKRFREGAIDFDSPEPRFVLDSKGKPIEVILKERKFAHRLIEECMLMANKTVSIHIDNLRKQSGKKLSKNLFPFFYRIHDKPDAKKLSAVAEQVSPLGIHFSVNNSLSPKGINKLLNEVKGTAVETIVNELTLRAMAKAEYSPKNIGHFGLGFEHYAHFTSPIRRYPDVIVHRILKEYAKGTTSYSYDSLLKHGEHCSERERVAVDAERDSIKLKQVEFLSDKIGQTFQGVISGVTERGIFVDLKNIHCEGMIRVGDLKGDFFFYDQKSHQLVGRSSKKKFQLGNEIHVKVDSVNHQKRQIDFIPV